In Sphaeramia orbicularis chromosome 7, fSphaOr1.1, whole genome shotgun sequence, one genomic interval encodes:
- the LOC115423137 gene encoding tumor necrosis factor receptor superfamily member 14-like isoform X1, whose protein sequence is MGPVHQSEKNKHKLDLLFLFFSGYVAVLSLPALCCRPKEYSTAEGQCCPMCHEGTVVRKDCTSQSGTRCIPCDDGTFMNKPNGLASCFHCSACDSVRGLLVQQTCTYTTDTVCGVLDGYFCKSFTEDSGCDSAQEHKPCAAGQRIKEPGTSRTDTVCEDCPQGFFSKHGVNCTPWTVCTETQVKTKEGSSAEDVVCAASSRIHTFLIIPCVLLGLTTVVFIVLGCRLKTNKQ, encoded by the exons ATGGGCCCTGTTCACCAAagcgaaaaaaacaaacacaaactggaCTTATTGTTCCTCTTTTTTTCAGGGTATGTCGCTGTCTTGTCGTTACCAGCTTTGTGCTGTCGACCGAAGGAATATTCCACGGCAGAAGGACAGTGCTGTCCAATGTGCCACGAAG GTACAGTGGTCCGTAAAGACTGCACCTCACAGTCGGGCACACGGTGCATCCCTTGTGACGATGGGACTTTCATGAACAAGCCCAACGGCCTCGCTTCATGCTTCCACTGCAGTGCCTGTGACTCTG ttcgtGGTCTCCTTGTCCAACAAACATGTACATACACTACAGATACAGTATGTGGTGTTTTAGATGGATATTTCTGCAAAAGTTTCACAGAAGACTCTGGATGTGATTCAGCACAGGAGCATAAACCCTGTGCAGCTGGTCAGAGGATTAAAGAACCAG GGACCAGCAGGACTGATACAGTATGTGAAGACTGCCCGCAGGGGTTTTTCTCAAAACATGGCGTGAACTGCACACCTTGGACAGT CTGCACTGAAACCCAAGTGAAGACGAAAGAGGGAAGCTCAGCGGAGGATGTTGTCTGTGCAGCCTCATCAAGGATACATACTTTTTTAATTATACCTTGTGTATTATTGGGCCTAACAACTGTTGTATTCATTGTACTAG GATGCAGACTAAAGACTAACAAACAATGA
- the LOC115423137 gene encoding tumor necrosis factor receptor superfamily member 14-like isoform X2, translated as MSDTMFFILLFFGYVAVLSLPALCCRPKEYSTAEGQCCPMCHEGTVVRKDCTSQSGTRCIPCDDGTFMNKPNGLASCFHCSACDSVRGLLVQQTCTYTTDTVCGVLDGYFCKSFTEDSGCDSAQEHKPCAAGQRIKEPGTSRTDTVCEDCPQGFFSKHGVNCTPWTVCTETQVKTKEGSSAEDVVCAASSRIHTFLIIPCVLLGLTTVVFIVLGCRLKTNKQ; from the exons ATGTCAGATACCATGTTTTTTATATTACTTTTCTTTG GGTATGTCGCTGTCTTGTCGTTACCAGCTTTGTGCTGTCGACCGAAGGAATATTCCACGGCAGAAGGACAGTGCTGTCCAATGTGCCACGAAG GTACAGTGGTCCGTAAAGACTGCACCTCACAGTCGGGCACACGGTGCATCCCTTGTGACGATGGGACTTTCATGAACAAGCCCAACGGCCTCGCTTCATGCTTCCACTGCAGTGCCTGTGACTCTG ttcgtGGTCTCCTTGTCCAACAAACATGTACATACACTACAGATACAGTATGTGGTGTTTTAGATGGATATTTCTGCAAAAGTTTCACAGAAGACTCTGGATGTGATTCAGCACAGGAGCATAAACCCTGTGCAGCTGGTCAGAGGATTAAAGAACCAG GGACCAGCAGGACTGATACAGTATGTGAAGACTGCCCGCAGGGGTTTTTCTCAAAACATGGCGTGAACTGCACACCTTGGACAGT CTGCACTGAAACCCAAGTGAAGACGAAAGAGGGAAGCTCAGCGGAGGATGTTGTCTGTGCAGCCTCATCAAGGATACATACTTTTTTAATTATACCTTGTGTATTATTGGGCCTAACAACTGTTGTATTCATTGTACTAG GATGCAGACTAAAGACTAACAAACAATGA